The Candidatus Peregrinibacteria bacterium sequence AAACATTGCCTCGAAATTCACCGAAACACCCAAATCCCCGACTATTTTTTCATGGCGATCTCGTATTTCTCGGAATTTTTCCAGAAAAGTACCATGCTGCAACGCAGCATTTCCAAGCTCAATGAGAACATCGGTTGTTCCTGATGATGCCGAAACTACAGCAATTTTTTCAGCATGTATTTTTTGAAGAATATCAGCAACCGCAGAAATGGATTTTGCTGTTCCCATGGAAGTGCCTCCGAATTTTGCGACAATACGATTCATCATAAGTACAAATAAAAAAATCCGCTCTGAACTCAAAGCGGATAGAATATTCAAAAAGTGACAAGGCACAAAGAATTCTCTCCGCTAGGAGGTGGACTTCTTTGCCTTCTTTATTTGAGAAACGACGTGCATATGAGAATGAATACGCGGGAATTATTATTGCATCTCAGAAATAATGTCAAGAAAAAAGATTTTTTTAAGAGCATTCTTAATGTTCACGTCAGCAGTTCTTCGAATTTATTTTCTGTCGCTGCATCTCGTATCTCCATCGCAATCCGCTCTCCATAGCTGATGCTTTCTCCATACAAATATCCAGAATACGGAGTAAATCTTGTCCCCGGAGAACCGGGAATACGCATGCTCACATCAAAAACCACCATTTCTTCTTTTCCCTGTTCAGAAATATACGCTCCCTGAAGTGCAAAAGGACCAATAATTCCGGGAGAACACTCTTTTTTGCTGACGGTCACAAATCTTTCCCCAAGTTCAAACATTTTTTCGACAATTGATTCTTTCGTGGTACAAGCAATGTGACCATTTTCTACCATTGTTGGCTGAAATCCATTATGAATGAGCGTGAGTTGCTCCTGAGCATTTAAACGGAGAAATCCATCCATATTCGTTTGTCTTCGCATATCGGTTCCCATGATTTCAAGTTCTTTTGAGAGCGGAGAATAAAAATAATTAAAATTTATTTGTGGTCCAATAATAAATTCTTCAATTACCGCACGATCGATATCTTCTTTTTTCGCACCTCGATTCACGCGTTTTTTTCGCTCCTCCACATAATCTTCGTATGTAAAAATAAAAAAGAAATCCCGTTCATATCCACGTTCAAGTTCAGAAGCTTTAACGAGAAGTGGGCTGTGCGCGTTTTTTCTCCACGTCGTAATATTATTTTTGAGCTCCTGTTCGGTCATCTTTGATCCTCCCGGACGAATAAGAAGCGGCATGCGAATCCCTGCTTTCCGAAGAAGTTCATACTGATTCCCGGGCTGATCGCGTTCTTCTCTTCTCAGCATTTCACGATTTCCAAAAATGGGAACCCTGAATTCATTTTCAATTTTTGTGTAATCTGAGTAGACCCAGAAATATCGATTCTGGACCATGATGGCACTTGATTTTCTGAGCTCTTCCTGAATATCACTTCGCACTATATCTGAGAATTTATCTACAAGGATTACTTGATCAATGCACCCTTTTTTTCCTCGAGTTTTATAATATTCTGAATATGTCTTGGCACGATTTTTCTGACACACAGCAAGTGTTTTGAACCCATATTTTTTTGCGCCATGACAAACGTC is a genomic window containing:
- a CDS encoding DUF1297 domain-containing protein codes for the protein MVNISEITKTYDTKQLTIAVLGGHSALDVCHGAKKYGFKTLAVCQKNRAKTYSEYYKTRGKKGCIDQVILVDKFSDIVRSDIQEELRKSSAIMVQNRYFWVYSDYTKIENEFRVPIFGNREMLRREERDQPGNQYELLRKAGIRMPLLIRPGGSKMTEQELKNNITTWRKNAHSPLLVKASELERGYERDFFFIFTYEDYVEERKKRVNRGAKKEDIDRAVIEEFIIGPQINFNYFYSPLSKELEIMGTDMRRQTNMDGFLRLNAQEQLTLIHNGFQPTMVENGHIACTTKESIVEKMFELGERFVTVSKKECSPGIIGPFALQGAYISEQGKEEMVVFDVSMRIPGSPGTRFTPYSGYLYGESISYGERIAMEIRDAATENKFEELLT